The Mycolicibacterium smegmatis genome has a window encoding:
- a CDS encoding polysaccharide deacetylase family protein — MRRRVLTVCLALVLCVVVVLAGGYWLSNSRTFQVAGALVHRVSTPEKVVALTLDDGPTDATRVVLRTLAAARVPATFYLTGRELEAAPDLGAAIAAAGHEIGNHSFSHRRMVLMSSKTVASELERTDAAIRATGYTGPITFRPPYGKKLWSLPRYLAEHDRISVTWDVEPDSATEPTADEIVAQTVDQVRPGSIILLHAMYGSRGPTRAALPRIISELQSAGYRFVTVSQLIGMS; from the coding sequence ATGCGACGACGCGTGCTGACGGTGTGCCTGGCGCTCGTCTTGTGTGTGGTGGTTGTTCTCGCGGGTGGTTACTGGCTGTCGAATTCGCGGACGTTCCAGGTGGCCGGCGCGTTGGTTCATCGCGTTTCGACGCCCGAGAAGGTCGTCGCGTTGACGCTCGACGACGGGCCCACCGACGCGACACGTGTGGTGTTGCGCACGCTGGCCGCCGCGCGGGTGCCCGCGACGTTCTACCTGACCGGGCGCGAACTCGAAGCCGCACCCGATCTGGGTGCGGCCATCGCGGCGGCCGGACACGAGATCGGCAATCACAGCTTCTCGCACCGGCGCATGGTGCTCATGTCATCGAAAACCGTTGCTTCCGAGCTGGAACGCACCGATGCCGCGATCCGCGCGACGGGCTACACCGGGCCCATCACTTTCCGGCCGCCGTACGGCAAGAAGCTCTGGTCGCTCCCCCGCTACCTTGCGGAGCATGACCGGATCTCGGTGACGTGGGATGTGGAACCCGACTCGGCGACCGAACCCACGGCCGACGAGATCGTCGCGCAGACCGTCGACCAGGTGCGCCCGGGTTCGATCATCCTGCTACATGCCATGTACGGCAGTCGCGGGCCGACGCGCGCGGCGCTGCCGCGGATCATCTCCGAATTGCAGTCAGCCGGATACCGTTTCGTCACGGTGTCGCAACTGATCGGGATGTCGTGA
- a CDS encoding DNA-deoxyinosine glycosylase, translating into MSSVLHGLPPIVGEAPRVLILGNMPSVMSLASSEYYGNPRNAFWRIMGSLYGFAPDAAYSERVSAVTSHGIAVWDVLRSCRRVGSLDSAVERDSMVPNDFAGFFAAHPSLERVVFNGAAAEANYRRLVGEVPLPYVRMPSTSPAQTMRFEDKLSAWRVELER; encoded by the coding sequence GTGAGCAGCGTGCTGCACGGTCTGCCGCCCATCGTCGGCGAGGCTCCTCGTGTCCTCATCCTCGGCAACATGCCCAGCGTGATGTCACTGGCCTCGAGCGAGTACTACGGCAATCCGCGCAATGCGTTCTGGCGCATCATGGGTTCTCTCTACGGGTTCGCTCCGGATGCTGCCTACTCCGAGCGGGTTTCGGCGGTGACGTCGCACGGCATTGCGGTGTGGGATGTACTGCGCTCGTGCCGGCGCGTCGGGAGCCTGGATTCGGCGGTGGAGCGCGACAGCATGGTGCCCAATGACTTTGCCGGGTTCTTCGCTGCGCATCCCTCGCTTGAGCGTGTGGTGTTCAACGGTGCTGCGGCTGAGGCGAATTATCGCCGTCTCGTCGGTGAGGTGCCCCTGCCTTATGTGCGGATGCCATCGACCAGCCCGGCACAGACCATGCGCTTCGAGGACAAGCTCTCGGCTTGGCGCGTGGAGCTGGAGAGGTGA
- a CDS encoding HNH endonuclease signature motif containing protein: protein MFDGTSDAGLIDAIAEAKRQENAATARRLFAIGELDTRRAIDLAECNFWRTDPFEEVCAEVSAALRISRSRANWQVHLARVLRDRIPKVAAVFAQGDIDFRIVTKIATRTELVDPAAMPALDDVLARRCPNWMRLSEPKLEERIDQCILRLDPDGQRVTKRSEDSRYFTVQPADTPGMANAQGYLPAHDAAGFDKRLDAIAATVCPNDPRTPDQRRADALGALGRYRDTLDCQCGREDCTAVAERDAVNNAMIHVLAEQSTLDGGNEPGYLPGFGMLPAHMVREVAKTATTKPVTIPKDKAQSGYRPNAELTEFIRWRDLTCRFPGCDAPAMAADIDHTRPYPQGPTHPSNTKLYCRTHHLIKTFYTGPNGWTDRQLPDGTIEFTAPTGHIYTTEPQGAALFPVLGTPTGELNLPPQQDEPHPNRGVMMPKRRQTREQDRADRINAERRERAELNAEQQRQRQAWLADNYEPPPF from the coding sequence ATGTTCGATGGAACGAGCGATGCGGGTCTGATCGACGCCATCGCCGAGGCCAAGCGGCAGGAGAACGCCGCCACGGCCCGTCGCCTGTTCGCGATCGGCGAGCTGGACACCCGCCGCGCCATCGACCTGGCCGAATGCAACTTCTGGCGCACCGACCCGTTCGAGGAGGTCTGCGCCGAAGTGTCCGCTGCGCTGCGGATCTCGCGCTCCCGGGCCAACTGGCAGGTCCACCTGGCCCGGGTGCTGCGTGACCGCATCCCCAAAGTCGCCGCGGTGTTCGCCCAAGGCGACATCGACTTTCGCATCGTCACCAAGATCGCCACCCGCACCGAACTGGTCGACCCTGCCGCCATGCCCGCCCTCGACGACGTGCTGGCCCGCCGCTGCCCCAACTGGATGCGCCTGTCCGAGCCCAAACTCGAAGAACGCATCGACCAGTGCATCCTGCGCCTGGACCCCGACGGCCAGCGCGTCACCAAACGATCCGAAGACAGCCGATACTTCACGGTCCAACCCGCCGACACCCCCGGCATGGCCAACGCCCAGGGCTATCTGCCCGCCCACGACGCCGCCGGGTTCGACAAACGCCTCGACGCCATCGCCGCCACCGTGTGCCCCAACGATCCCCGCACCCCCGATCAACGCCGCGCCGATGCCCTCGGAGCCTTGGGCCGCTACCGCGACACCCTGGACTGCCAATGCGGACGCGAAGACTGCACCGCGGTCGCCGAACGCGACGCGGTGAACAATGCGATGATCCACGTGCTGGCCGAGCAGTCCACCCTCGACGGCGGCAACGAACCCGGCTACCTGCCCGGCTTCGGCATGCTGCCCGCGCACATGGTGCGCGAGGTCGCCAAGACCGCCACCACCAAACCTGTCACCATCCCCAAAGACAAGGCCCAGTCGGGTTACCGCCCCAATGCCGAACTCACCGAGTTCATCCGCTGGAGAGATCTGACCTGCCGATTCCCCGGCTGTGACGCCCCGGCGATGGCCGCCGACATCGACCACACCCGCCCCTACCCGCAAGGGCCCACGCATCCGTCGAACACCAAGCTGTACTGCCGCACCCACCACCTGATCAAGACGTTCTACACCGGCCCCAACGGGTGGACCGACCGGCAACTCCCCGACGGCACCATCGAGTTCACCGCCCCCACCGGGCACATCTACACCACCGAACCCCAAGGCGCAGCCTTGTTCCCGGTCCTGGGCACCCCCACCGGCGAGCTCAACCTGCCACCCCAGCAAGACGAGCCGCACCCCAACCGCGGGGTGATGATGCCCAAACGCCGCCAAACCCGCGAACAAGACCGCGCCGACCGCATCAACGCCGAACGCCGCGAACGCGCCGAACTCAACGCCGAACAACAACGCCAACGCCAAGCCTGGCTCGCCGACAACTACGAACCGCCACCCTTCTGA
- a CDS encoding AraC family transcriptional regulator: MAAWKNAPERGVVGRPGSASAFDLTRWAPSPEAGRFVEHYWSVRWDRREAGPHESTVITFPAVHLTREWGDDIARHGHPLPNTLLHGVVTQVFRTTISSRGVVVGARFHPGGFTARFGRDAGELTDRVVPVDDDLFGGPIDLGCDVSVVRSGFDAVIGDYSGDPDPVYARLMPLLERMREDPTLHRVEQVMEHSPWSVRTTQRVFRRYVGVPVKWVLCRYRLQQAALEIESTGSVDFADLAVRLGWYDQAHFINDFRGMLGCTPGEYAMRFGQKGGGS; the protein is encoded by the coding sequence GTGGCCGCTTGGAAAAACGCGCCAGAGCGCGGCGTCGTCGGTCGCCCTGGCAGTGCCTCGGCATTCGACCTCACCCGGTGGGCGCCGTCACCCGAGGCGGGCCGTTTCGTCGAGCACTACTGGTCGGTGCGCTGGGACCGCCGCGAGGCGGGTCCGCACGAGAGCACCGTGATCACCTTCCCGGCCGTGCATCTCACCCGCGAATGGGGCGACGACATTGCGCGCCATGGCCATCCGCTGCCCAACACACTGCTGCACGGCGTGGTGACTCAGGTGTTTCGCACCACCATCAGCTCCCGCGGTGTTGTGGTCGGCGCGCGCTTCCATCCGGGCGGATTCACCGCACGGTTCGGACGCGACGCCGGTGAGCTCACCGATCGTGTGGTCCCGGTTGACGACGACTTGTTCGGTGGGCCAATCGATCTCGGATGTGATGTATCCGTGGTTCGGTCGGGGTTTGATGCGGTTATCGGTGACTACTCCGGCGATCCCGATCCGGTGTACGCCAGGTTGATGCCGCTGCTCGAGCGCATGCGCGAGGATCCCACGCTGCACCGTGTGGAGCAGGTCATGGAGCACTCGCCGTGGAGCGTGCGCACGACGCAGCGGGTGTTCCGGCGGTATGTGGGTGTGCCGGTCAAATGGGTGTTGTGCCGATACCGCTTGCAGCAGGCGGCATTGGAGATCGAGAGCACGGGCAGTGTGGATTTCGCCGATCTCGCGGTGCGCCTCGGCTGGTACGACCAGGCGCATTTCATCAATGACTTCCGCGGCATGTTGGGGTGCACGCCGGGGGAGTACGCAATGCGGTTCGGTCAGAAGGGTGGCGGTTCGTAG
- a CDS encoding VOC family protein: MSVQPIPEGYTSLTPFLCVHPAAEAIAFYESVFGAKTVERMDGPDGTVAHAELDFGNGRLQLGDPQEAFGIAAPDTGAPATHSFGLYCPDVDDVVTRAEKAGATVREPAQTFVTGDRFASILDPFGHRWTVMTRVENLTAEEREQRVAQWAASNSG, from the coding sequence ATGAGTGTTCAACCGATCCCGGAGGGCTACACGAGCCTGACCCCATTCCTGTGCGTCCACCCCGCGGCCGAGGCTATTGCGTTCTACGAGAGCGTGTTCGGCGCGAAAACCGTGGAGCGGATGGACGGTCCCGACGGCACGGTCGCGCACGCCGAACTCGACTTCGGCAACGGCAGGCTGCAACTGGGCGACCCGCAGGAGGCGTTCGGCATCGCCGCGCCCGACACCGGTGCCCCGGCCACGCACTCGTTCGGGTTGTACTGCCCCGACGTCGACGACGTGGTGACGCGCGCCGAGAAGGCCGGCGCGACGGTGCGGGAACCCGCGCAGACGTTCGTCACGGGTGACCGGTTCGCGTCGATCCTCGACCCGTTCGGCCACCGCTGGACCGTGATGACGCGCGTGGAGAACCTCACCGCCGAGGAGCGCGAACAGCGTGTGGCCCAGTGGGCGGCGAGCAACAGCGGTTAA
- a CDS encoding HIT family protein, which produces MSCVFCAIVSGDAPAIRIYEDENFLGILDIRPFTRGHTLVIPKTHTVDLTDTPPETVAGMAAVGQRIARAARESGLHADGNNIAINDGKAAFQTVFHIHLHVVPRRNGDKLSFAKGMVMRRDPDREESGRLLRAALAQLDSAEQD; this is translated from the coding sequence ATGTCATGCGTGTTCTGTGCCATCGTCTCCGGTGACGCCCCAGCCATCCGCATCTACGAAGACGAGAACTTCCTGGGCATCCTCGACATCCGGCCGTTCACCCGCGGCCACACGCTGGTGATCCCGAAAACCCACACCGTCGACCTCACGGACACGCCGCCGGAGACGGTCGCCGGTATGGCGGCCGTCGGCCAGCGCATCGCGCGGGCCGCACGCGAATCGGGACTGCACGCCGACGGCAACAACATCGCGATCAACGACGGCAAGGCCGCGTTCCAGACGGTGTTCCACATCCACCTGCACGTGGTGCCCCGTCGCAACGGCGACAAGCTGTCGTTCGCCAAGGGCATGGTGATGCGCCGCGACCCCGACCGCGAGGAGTCCGGCAGGCTGCTGCGGGCGGCCCTGGCGCAACTGGACAGCGCCGAGCAGGATTGA
- a CDS encoding nitroreductase family deazaflavin-dependent oxidoreductase, whose translation MPWWERYIGLPLLLLHDKVYKATDGRIGHRIPGGPATLILHTVGAKTGQHRASSLAYARDGDDYLVVASKGGEPKAPGWYHNLKADPNVEINVGPKRLRATARAVFPDDPDFPRLWEIVNNMPGNKDRYIGYQKRTTRQIPVIVLTPVS comes from the coding sequence ATGCCCTGGTGGGAGCGGTACATCGGTCTGCCGTTGCTGTTGCTGCACGACAAGGTCTACAAGGCCACCGATGGACGCATCGGACACCGCATCCCCGGCGGGCCGGCCACGCTGATCCTGCACACTGTCGGCGCCAAGACCGGTCAGCACCGCGCGAGTTCGCTCGCCTACGCGCGCGACGGTGACGACTACCTGGTGGTGGCGTCGAAAGGTGGCGAGCCGAAGGCGCCGGGTTGGTACCACAACCTCAAGGCCGACCCGAACGTCGAGATCAACGTCGGCCCCAAGCGTCTGCGTGCGACGGCCAGAGCCGTGTTCCCCGATGACCCGGATTTCCCGCGGCTGTGGGAGATCGTCAACAACATGCCGGGCAACAAGGACCGCTACATCGGTTACCAGAAACGCACGACGCGCCAGATCCCGGTGATCGTGCTGACGCCCGTGAGCTAG
- a CDS encoding LLM class flavin-dependent oxidoreductase, translated as MRLSVLDLVPVRTDQTTADALAATTHLAQTADRLGYHRFWVAEHHNMPAVAATSPPVLIAHLAAHTSQLRLGSGGVMLPNHAPLAVAEQFALLEAAHPGRIDLGIGRAPGSDPVTSLALRGAAGRDDRDIEAFPQYLDDVVALMGARGVRVPLPRDLLRDNYILKATPNATSVPQLWLLGSSMYSAHLAAAKGLPYVFAHHFSGHGTAEALAIYREEFQPSEAAPEPVTFLTVNAVVAETTEEAEALLLPQLQMMARLRTGQPLNALDLVEDAQTTVLTPQGDAVVADGRRRAVVGSPTEAAEQVRALAEEFDVDEVMINPVASAHRGADPRTATARDTTLELLAKELF; from the coding sequence ATGCGGCTTTCTGTCCTCGACCTCGTCCCGGTGCGTACCGACCAGACCACAGCCGACGCGCTGGCGGCCACCACGCACCTCGCGCAGACCGCTGACCGGCTCGGATACCACCGCTTCTGGGTCGCCGAACACCACAACATGCCCGCGGTCGCGGCCACCAGCCCGCCGGTCCTGATCGCGCACCTGGCCGCGCACACGTCGCAGCTGCGGCTGGGGTCGGGCGGGGTGATGCTGCCCAATCACGCGCCGCTGGCCGTCGCCGAACAGTTCGCGCTCCTGGAGGCCGCCCATCCCGGGCGCATCGATCTGGGCATCGGGCGTGCCCCCGGGTCGGATCCCGTCACCTCGCTGGCACTGCGCGGCGCCGCGGGTCGCGACGACCGCGACATCGAGGCCTTCCCCCAGTACCTCGACGACGTCGTCGCGCTCATGGGTGCGCGCGGCGTGCGGGTCCCGCTGCCGCGAGACCTGCTGCGGGACAACTACATCCTCAAGGCCACGCCCAACGCGACCTCGGTGCCGCAGCTGTGGCTCTTGGGTTCGTCGATGTACTCGGCGCATCTCGCGGCGGCCAAGGGCCTGCCGTACGTGTTCGCGCACCACTTCTCGGGTCACGGCACCGCCGAGGCGCTCGCGATCTACCGCGAAGAGTTCCAGCCCAGCGAGGCCGCGCCTGAGCCCGTGACGTTCCTGACCGTCAACGCCGTGGTCGCCGAGACCACCGAGGAGGCCGAGGCGCTGCTGCTGCCGCAACTGCAGATGATGGCCCGGTTGCGCACCGGTCAGCCGCTCAACGCGCTCGATCTGGTGGAGGACGCGCAGACCACGGTCCTCACGCCGCAGGGCGACGCCGTGGTCGCCGACGGGCGCCGCCGCGCCGTGGTCGGATCACCCACCGAGGCCGCCGAGCAGGTGCGGGCACTGGCCGAGGAGTTCGACGTCGACGAGGTCATGATCAACCCCGTCGCGTCGGCGCACCGCGGCGCCGATCCGAGGACCGCGACCGCACGCGACACCACGCTGGAACTGCTCGCGAAGGAACTCTTCTAG
- a CDS encoding uracil-DNA glycosylase, whose amino-acid sequence MGPIFGHSGRVSPQLLPHPRTGQLFPSPVPPGTGWPGDPATPSTPVAKTPAQVRRLAASAKTLDDLDAMISVCRACPRLVAWREEVAVTKRKSFADQPYWGRPATGFGPEAPRILIAGLAPAAQGANRTGRVFTGDRSGDFLFAALHRAGLANQAVCVDAADGMRLIDTRMAAAVRCAPPGNAPEPAERATCAPWLAAEWRLVGPSVAVIVALGGFAWRAALELIADRPKPAPKFGHGATATLTTAYGDVTLLGCYHPSQQNTFTGRLTPDMLDDIFELAKQIGNERDGQ is encoded by the coding sequence ATGGGACCGATTTTCGGGCACAGTGGACGGGTGTCACCGCAACTTCTGCCGCATCCGCGCACCGGTCAGCTGTTCCCGTCGCCGGTGCCGCCGGGCACGGGGTGGCCCGGTGACCCGGCCACACCGTCGACCCCCGTGGCCAAGACCCCGGCGCAGGTGCGCCGGCTGGCGGCCTCGGCCAAGACGCTCGACGACCTCGACGCGATGATCTCGGTGTGCCGGGCCTGCCCGCGGCTGGTGGCATGGCGTGAAGAGGTCGCGGTCACCAAACGCAAGTCGTTCGCCGATCAGCCGTACTGGGGCAGGCCCGCAACCGGATTCGGTCCCGAGGCGCCGCGCATCCTCATCGCCGGGCTGGCTCCCGCCGCGCAGGGTGCCAACCGTACCGGCCGCGTGTTCACCGGCGACCGCTCCGGTGACTTCCTGTTCGCGGCGCTGCACCGCGCGGGCCTGGCGAACCAGGCCGTGTGCGTCGACGCGGCCGACGGCATGCGGCTGATCGACACCCGCATGGCGGCTGCCGTGCGGTGCGCCCCGCCCGGCAACGCCCCGGAACCGGCCGAGCGTGCGACGTGCGCGCCGTGGCTGGCCGCCGAGTGGCGCCTGGTGGGCCCGTCGGTCGCCGTGATCGTCGCGCTGGGCGGGTTCGCGTGGCGTGCGGCGCTCGAACTCATCGCCGACCGCCCCAAACCCGCGCCCAAGTTCGGGCACGGCGCGACCGCGACGTTGACCACCGCATACGGCGACGTCACGCTGCTGGGCTGCTACCACCCCAGCCAGCAGAACACCTTCACCGGACGGCTCACACCGGACATGCTCGACGACATATTCGAGTTGGCCAAGCAGATCGGGAACGAACGTGACGGGCAATGA
- a CDS encoding winged helix-turn-helix transcriptional regulator, which produces MASRSYGQYCALAKSLDLVGDRWTLLVVRELLDGPRRYGDLLSALSPIATDVLAGRLRDLEANNLVHKRAMPRPSATTVYALTADGRALEDVINAFARWGRHLLANRDRKETVRPEWLVRAVRAYVRDDRTGPPVTVRMVTPEGQAAVEINEHTVESLDDEADVDVTLTGAAEVLAAAMDPGQVENLVAAGLLTIDGDARAVRRLAKAFAPPRVRV; this is translated from the coding sequence ATGGCGTCACGTTCGTACGGTCAGTACTGCGCGCTGGCCAAGAGCCTTGACCTGGTCGGCGACCGGTGGACCCTGCTGGTGGTCCGCGAACTGCTCGACGGCCCGCGCCGCTACGGCGATCTGCTGAGCGCGCTGAGCCCCATCGCGACCGATGTGCTGGCCGGTCGTCTGCGGGATCTGGAGGCCAACAACCTGGTTCACAAACGAGCCATGCCCAGGCCCTCGGCCACCACGGTCTACGCACTCACCGCCGACGGCCGTGCGCTCGAGGACGTCATCAACGCCTTCGCGCGCTGGGGCCGCCACCTGCTGGCGAACCGCGACCGCAAGGAGACTGTGCGGCCCGAATGGCTCGTCCGCGCGGTGCGCGCCTATGTCCGCGACGACCGCACCGGCCCGCCCGTGACGGTGCGCATGGTGACACCCGAAGGGCAGGCGGCCGTCGAGATCAACGAGCACACAGTCGAATCCCTCGACGACGAGGCCGACGTGGACGTCACCCTGACCGGCGCGGCCGAGGTGCTCGCGGCCGCCATGGATCCCGGTCAGGTCGAGAACCTGGTGGCAGCGGGCCTGCTGACCATCGACGGCGATGCCCGCGCCGTCAGGCGCCTCGCGAAGGCGTTCGCGCCGCCGCGTGTGCGGGTTTAG
- a CDS encoding maleylpyruvate isomerase family mycothiol-dependent enzyme has product MTLSELLDAATAELRAFADVLDGIEHRHLPTPCAGWTVRDLAAHVAVGAYRNAEATHRARIGSLSPPGGLELGDADPVTVIRQASDHMHAAFAATENWPPIPLPFGTYPVDIALGCLIIEYGTHLADLKAAAGLVDSALSEATRAALFDFGERYLLLQAEPLDSDPVTLTLAAPAKTMSITWTGDGWAEGAHSDNEHRVDGDDETIARLMLRRLPDEDSLVAAAIRPL; this is encoded by the coding sequence ATGACGCTCTCCGAACTCCTCGACGCGGCGACCGCGGAACTGCGGGCGTTCGCCGACGTGCTCGACGGCATCGAGCACCGACACCTGCCCACCCCATGCGCCGGATGGACCGTCCGCGACCTGGCGGCCCACGTGGCCGTCGGCGCCTACCGCAATGCCGAGGCCACCCACCGCGCCCGCATCGGATCCCTTTCGCCGCCAGGCGGACTCGAACTCGGCGACGCCGATCCCGTCACGGTCATCCGGCAGGCGAGCGACCACATGCACGCGGCGTTCGCCGCGACCGAGAACTGGCCGCCCATCCCCTTGCCGTTCGGCACCTACCCCGTCGACATCGCGCTGGGTTGCCTGATCATCGAATACGGCACGCACCTGGCCGACCTGAAAGCCGCGGCCGGACTTGTCGATTCAGCACTGTCCGAGGCGACCAGAGCGGCCCTGTTCGACTTCGGCGAGCGGTACCTGCTGCTGCAGGCCGAACCGCTGGACAGCGACCCGGTCACCCTCACGCTCGCGGCGCCTGCGAAGACCATGTCGATCACCTGGACCGGCGACGGTTGGGCCGAAGGCGCTCACTCCGACAATGAGCACCGCGTCGACGGCGACGACGAAACCATCGCGCGTCTGATGCTGCGCCGACTGCCCGACGAGGACTCGCTGGTGGCCGCAGCGATCCGCCCGCTGTAG
- a CDS encoding DUF3237 domain-containing protein — protein MITTTLVGIDAVPAFEHLLDIRIAFTDVHIFNTPTGMRLTYVIDHGRCVGPRIAADVLPGGGDWVVFGSDRVARLDVRATLRTDDGALIHLTNTGRVQMDKQASDRLMAGELIGHEQMHARSSPLFETDDERYRWLNATHTVALHQLSLSEVQYRVFAVR, from the coding sequence ATGATCACAACCACTCTCGTCGGCATCGACGCGGTGCCCGCCTTCGAGCATTTGCTCGACATCCGCATCGCGTTCACCGACGTGCACATCTTCAACACGCCGACCGGCATGCGGCTGACCTACGTCATCGACCACGGCCGCTGCGTCGGCCCGCGCATCGCCGCGGACGTGCTGCCCGGCGGCGGGGACTGGGTGGTGTTCGGCTCCGACCGGGTCGCTCGACTGGACGTGCGCGCCACGCTGCGCACCGACGACGGCGCACTGATCCACCTCACCAACACCGGCCGCGTCCAGATGGACAAGCAGGCCTCCGACCGGTTGATGGCCGGTGAACTCATCGGCCACGAACAGATGCACGCGCGGTCCAGTCCGCTGTTCGAGACCGACGACGAGCGGTACCGCTGGCTCAATGCCACCCACACCGTGGCGCTTCACCAGCTGTCTCTTTCTGAGGTGCAGTATCGGGTCTTCGCCGTGCGGTGA
- a CDS encoding FAD-binding oxidoreductase: protein MTNAALAELVTELPEGTVVTDPDILASYRQDRAADPNAGMPLAVVRPHRTEEVQAVMRWASANKVPVVPRGAGTGLSGGATAIDGGLVLSTEKMRDISVDTVTRTAVVQPGLLNAEVKKAVAEHGLWYPPDPSSFEICSIGGNIATNAGGLCCVKYGVTTDYVLGLQVVLADGTAVRLGGPRLKDVAGLSLTKLFVGSEGTLGVVTEVTLRLLPPQNSPCTVVATFDSVEAAANAVVTITGKIRPSMLEFMDSVAINAVEDKLKMGLDRNAAAMMVAASDDRGAAGADDTEFMARVFSEAGATEVFSTSDPDEGEAFVAARRFAIPAVEAKGSLLLEDVGVPLPALADLVSGVEKIAAQREVMISVIAHAGDGNTHPLIVFDPADEAMTARAQLAFGEIMELAVGLGGTITGEHGVGRLKRPWLANQIGPDAMELNHRIKRALDPDNILNPGAAI from the coding sequence GTGACCAACGCCGCTCTCGCCGAACTCGTCACCGAACTCCCCGAAGGGACGGTGGTGACCGACCCCGACATCCTGGCCTCCTACCGGCAGGATCGCGCCGCCGATCCGAACGCGGGCATGCCGCTCGCGGTGGTCCGCCCCCACCGCACCGAAGAGGTGCAGGCCGTGATGCGTTGGGCCAGCGCCAACAAGGTTCCCGTCGTGCCGCGCGGTGCGGGCACCGGGCTCTCGGGTGGCGCGACCGCGATCGACGGCGGCCTTGTGCTCTCCACCGAGAAGATGCGCGACATCTCGGTCGACACGGTCACGCGCACCGCCGTCGTGCAGCCCGGGCTGCTCAACGCCGAGGTCAAGAAGGCCGTCGCCGAGCACGGCCTGTGGTACCCGCCGGATCCGTCGTCGTTCGAGATCTGCAGCATCGGCGGCAACATCGCCACCAACGCGGGCGGCCTGTGCTGCGTCAAATACGGCGTCACCACCGACTACGTGCTGGGCCTACAGGTGGTGCTGGCCGACGGCACCGCCGTGCGCCTCGGCGGACCCCGCCTCAAAGATGTCGCCGGGCTGAGCCTGACCAAACTGTTCGTCGGCAGCGAGGGCACCCTCGGCGTGGTCACCGAGGTGACGCTGCGCCTGCTGCCGCCGCAGAACTCGCCGTGCACCGTGGTCGCGACGTTCGATTCGGTCGAGGCGGCCGCGAACGCCGTCGTCACCATCACCGGCAAGATCCGGCCCTCGATGCTGGAGTTCATGGACTCGGTGGCGATCAATGCCGTCGAGGACAAGCTGAAGATGGGCCTGGACCGCAACGCCGCGGCGATGATGGTCGCCGCGTCCGACGATCGTGGCGCTGCGGGCGCAGACGACACCGAGTTCATGGCCCGCGTGTTCAGCGAGGCCGGGGCCACCGAGGTGTTCTCGACGTCGGATCCCGACGAGGGCGAGGCGTTCGTCGCGGCACGCCGTTTCGCGATCCCCGCCGTCGAGGCCAAGGGTTCGCTGCTGCTCGAGGACGTCGGCGTGCCGCTGCCCGCGCTGGCCGACCTGGTGAGCGGCGTGGAGAAGATCGCCGCGCAGCGCGAGGTGATGATCTCGGTGATCGCCCACGCCGGTGACGGCAACACGCATCCGCTGATCGTGTTCGATCCCGCCGACGAGGCCATGACGGCCCGTGCGCAGCTCGCGTTCGGCGAGATCATGGAACTCGCCGTGGGCCTGGGCGGCACCATCACCGGCGAGCACGGCGTCGGCCGGCTCAAGCGGCCGTGGCTGGCGAACCAGATCGGCCCGGACGCCATGGAACTCAATCACCGGATCAAGCGCGCGCTGGACCCGGACAACATCCTGAATCCGGGCGCGGCGATCTAG